A single window of Solanum dulcamara chromosome 5, daSolDulc1.2, whole genome shotgun sequence DNA harbors:
- the LOC129890367 gene encoding uncharacterized protein LOC129890367: MATKTRDIAPIVKAKRSPNTSKTKSLVHTNAINLIASNRKNTYLKSKVSSSPDKTQGKKPTPSTYPNIHHKQTLNHRTSTDKPPSSFDSIQVKKNPTLSNDLNIVHNKPNVARGSLFDNRPSLPSSLDNAQGKKLASSSCVPTSIHNKQTLAQRRLSFDNRPSQSSSLDHNTHGKKLASSISDSNIYNKQTLARRRMSFDHRPPLSSFRDNSPQSRKLVQKSEHNIHRKQTPTRRRLSIDHKPPLLKNRTSSNPRERILKPPMSSSSKNSTSQKPLLNKLPKTPHTSSKDVTGKQHGVGLYAKAVDMNKTITKKQDSHVGLTSKEFIITSNLTDIVASSIDPHEGKELVKEEHQELVIEDHGELSEIVNIDEYLKAVESSSLYVVENQEVIKMEVPEEEQQLLVEETSIINNHKEVEEIKNPEPSNHDLEKIEKQENENQEEKDQENEILLKELDVKIDEEEKGESEGRNMKGKEENNKTTMAFAKAYPHLVHKKESVVSNDVIEETASKLREQRKNRVKALASAFETVISLQDPK, encoded by the coding sequence ATGGCAACAAAGACAAGGGACATTGCACCTATAGTAAAGGCCAAGAGGAGCCCCAACACATCTAAGACAAAGTCTCTTGTACACACAAATGCCATTAATCTTATTGCCTCAAATAGGAAAAATACCTATCTCAAGTCCAAAGTATCTTCTAGTCCTGATAAAACTCAAGGCAAGAAACCAACACCATCAACTTATCCCAACATTCACCATAAACAAACTCTAAATCATAGAACATCGACCGATAAACCTCCATCTAGTTTTGATAGTATTCAAGTCAAGAAGAACCCAACCTTGTCGAATGATCTCAACATTGTCCACAATAAACCAAATGTAGCTCGAGGAAGTTTGTTCGATAATAGGCCTTCCTTACCTTCTAGTCTTGACAATGCTCAAGGCAAGAAGCTAGCCTCATCATCATGTGTTCCTACTAGCATTCACAATAAACAAACTCTAGCTCAAAGAAGATTATCGTTCGATAATAGGCCTTCTCAATCTTCTAGTCTTGATCATAATACTCATGGCAAGAAGCTAGCCTCATCAATTAGTGATTCCAACATTTACAACAAGCAAACACTAGCTCGAAGGAGAATGTCTTTCGATCATAGACCTCCCCTATCGTCTTTTCGTGATAATAGTCCTCAAAGCAGGAAACTAGTCCAAAAAAGTGAGCACAACATTCATAGGAAACAAACTCCAACACGAAGAAGATTATCGATCGATCATAAGCCTCCCCTGCTAAAAAACAGAACATCATCTAATCCTAGGGAGAGAATTCTCAAACCACCCATGTCATCTTCAAGTAAGAATTCCACTTCTCAAAAACCCCTTTTGAATAAATTGCCCAAAACACCTCATACTAGTAGTAAGGATGTTACTGGAAAACAACATGGTGTTGGCCTCTATGCTAAGGCAGTGGACATGAACAAAACTATCACGAAGAAGCAAGATAGTCATGTTGGTTTAACATCTAAGGAATTCATCATAACATCTAATCTGACTGATATCGTTGCGAGTAGTATTGATCCTCATGAGGGTAAAGAGTTGGTAAAAGAGGAACACCAAGAACTAGTCATTGAAGATCATGGAGAGCTAAGTGAAATAGTAAACATTGATGAATACCTCAAGGCTGTTGAATCATCCTCATTATATGTtgtggaaaatcaagaagtcaTCAAGATGGAAGTAccagaagaagaacaacaactaTTGGTTGAAGAAACAAGCATCATCAATAACCATAAAGAagtagaagaaatcaagaatcCTGAGCCTAGTAATCATGATCTTGAAAAAATCGAAAAACAAGAAAACGAGAATCAAGAAGAGAAAGATCAAGAAAATGAAATACTATTAAAAGAATTGGATGTGAAGATtgatgaagaagagaaaggggaAAGTGAAGGAAGAAACATGAAAGGAAAGGAAGAGAATAACAAAACTACAATGGCATTTGCAAAGGCATATCCACATTTGGTGCATAAGAAGGAAAGTGTAGTATCTAATGATGTGATTGAAGAGACAGCAAGTAAACTTAGAGAGCAAAGGAAGAATAGGGTGAAAGCATTGGCTAGTGCCTTTGAAACTGTCATCTCTTTGCAAGATCCCAAGTGA